A part of Halobaculum sp. MBLA0143 genomic DNA contains:
- a CDS encoding aspartate aminotransferase family protein translates to MELAGGDGVHLVDTDGREYLDFGASYACVPVGHCHPDVVSAVREQAGDLLYVQASYPTATRTATYEKLGAIAPGSLDNVWLCNSGTEAVEAALKFARSATGRTEVIAAKRAFHGRTMGALSLTWKPKYRAGFDPIPRGVRFVPYGDGEALAEAVTEDTAAVFLEPIQGEGGIHPASVDYLQTAREATAEAGAALVCDEIQTGLGRTGQLWACERAGIVPDAVTTAKGVASGLPLGATLCADWLADGAGNHGSTFSGNPIPCAAAVATLDTIVDERLPEHAAAVGSYLRSEIEAATETHDLPIREVRGAGLMLGVQLRRGANRVLRELALSENVLALPAGRTVLRLLPPLTVTESDADRLVDALVEVLS, encoded by the coding sequence TTGGAGCTGGCCGGCGGCGACGGCGTCCACCTCGTGGACACGGACGGTCGGGAGTACCTCGACTTCGGGGCGTCGTACGCCTGTGTCCCGGTCGGCCACTGCCACCCGGACGTGGTGAGCGCGGTCCGCGAGCAGGCGGGCGACCTGTTGTACGTCCAGGCGTCGTACCCGACGGCGACCCGGACGGCGACCTACGAGAAGCTGGGCGCGATCGCGCCGGGCAGTCTCGACAACGTCTGGCTGTGTAACTCCGGGACCGAGGCGGTCGAGGCGGCCTTGAAGTTCGCCAGATCTGCCACCGGTCGGACGGAGGTGATCGCGGCGAAGCGTGCCTTCCACGGCCGGACGATGGGGGCGCTGTCGCTCACCTGGAAGCCGAAGTACCGCGCCGGCTTCGACCCGATCCCCCGGGGCGTCCGGTTCGTCCCGTACGGGGACGGCGAGGCGTTGGCGGAGGCCGTCACCGAGGACACTGCGGCGGTGTTCCTGGAGCCGATCCAGGGTGAAGGCGGTATCCACCCCGCGAGCGTCGACTACCTCCAGACCGCCCGCGAGGCGACCGCGGAGGCGGGCGCGGCACTCGTCTGTGACGAGATCCAGACCGGGCTCGGTCGGACGGGACAGCTGTGGGCCTGCGAGCGCGCCGGGATCGTCCCGGACGCCGTCACGACGGCCAAGGGGGTCGCCTCCGGGCTGCCGCTGGGGGCGACACTGTGTGCCGACTGGCTCGCCGACGGCGCCGGCAACCACGGCTCCACCTTCTCCGGCAACCCGATTCCGTGTGCCGCCGCGGTCGCCACCCTCGACACCATCGTGGACGAACGGCTGCCGGAACACGCCGCCGCCGTCGGCTCGTACCTCCGGTCCGAGATCGAGGCGGCCACGGAGACACACGACCTCCCGATCCGCGAGGTGCGGGGCGCCGGGCTGATGCTCGGTGTCCAGCTCCGTCGTGGCGCGAACCGGGTGCTCCGGGAGCTGGCGCTGTCGGAGAACGTGCTGGCGCTGCCGGCTGGTCGGACGGTGCTCCGTCTGCTCCCGCCGCTGACGGTGACGGAGTCGGACGCCGACCGGCTCGTGGACGCGCTCGTGGAGGTGTTGTCGTGA
- a CDS encoding acetylglutamate/acetylaminoadipate kinase: MTFAADGGREPDPDALDPETVVVKVGGAAAVDPAGAVGDVAHLVANGVRVVVVHGGSTAVDETLERVGREPEYVETPDGVTGRFTDAETMELFTMTMAGGLNTEFVAQLRNETVDAVGLSGVDGGLLTGPRTGTVRVKEDGRRKVRRGDHSGRIESVRTELLELLLDAGHVPVVTVPMFAADGDESLPANADADRAAAAVAGALSAPLVALTDVAGVYADPDDPETLIERVSTPAGFAELETAAEGFMTRKVMAAEEALSAGAPAVVVGDAGVRDPVVAALGGAGTRIDRAAVAEEVEQ, translated from the coding sequence GTGACGTTCGCGGCCGACGGCGGCAGAGAGCCGGACCCGGACGCGCTCGACCCGGAGACGGTCGTGGTGAAGGTGGGCGGTGCAGCCGCCGTGGATCCCGCGGGCGCCGTCGGCGACGTGGCCCACCTCGTCGCCAACGGCGTCCGGGTGGTGGTCGTCCACGGTGGGTCGACCGCCGTCGACGAGACGCTGGAACGGGTCGGCCGCGAGCCGGAGTACGTCGAGACGCCCGACGGCGTCACCGGCCGGTTCACCGACGCCGAGACGATGGAGCTGTTCACGATGACGATGGCGGGCGGGCTGAACACAGAGTTCGTCGCCCAACTCCGCAACGAGACCGTCGACGCCGTCGGCCTCTCGGGCGTCGACGGCGGGCTCCTCACGGGGCCGCGCACCGGCACCGTCCGGGTGAAGGAGGACGGCCGTCGGAAGGTGCGCCGCGGGGACCACTCCGGCCGGATCGAGTCCGTCCGGACGGAACTGCTGGAACTCCTCTTGGACGCGGGTCACGTCCCGGTCGTCACTGTCCCGATGTTCGCCGCGGACGGCGACGAGTCGCTCCCGGCCAACGCGGACGCCGACCGCGCGGCGGCGGCCGTCGCGGGGGCGCTGTCGGCGCCGCTCGTGGCGCTGACGGACGTGGCCGGGGTGTACGCCGATCCGGACGACCCGGAGACGCTGATCGAACGGGTGTCGACGCCCGCGGGGTTCGCCGAGTTGGAGACGGCCGCGGAGGGGTTCATGACCCGGAAGGTGATGGCCGCCGAGGAGGCGTTGTCGGCGGGCGCGCCTGCGGTCGTCGTGGGTGACGCCGGCGTGCGCGACCCCGTCGTGGCGGCGCTGGGCGGTGCCGGCACTCGGATCGACCGCGCGGCCGTCGCCGAGGAGGTGGAACAGTGA